The genomic DNA CGCGCAAGACCTGACCGCCCGCACACAATACCGCCGCGCGGATCGTCCCGAAGCGGCTGCACGGCTGGATTTCACGCAAACCGCCGAGCAGGTCTATGCTTTGGTGCGCGGATTGGATCATGGTATCTACGCCAACCCTGTGGCCCTGCCCAAGCTGGAGGTGGATGGCCGCATTTTGCTGGTGACAGGGGCCGAAATTATTCGGGGGCAAGGCATGCCGGGGACGGTGCTTGTCACAGCACCCGACGGGCTTTTTGTTGCCTGCGGGCAGGGTGCGATACGGCTTACGGGCTTGATGGACCTTGCGGGCTATGCTGTTTGTCCGACCACGTTGAATGTGACCAGTCTTGCCAGCCCTGGCGATGCGGCGGCGGAAATCACTGCGGCCATTGCTGCTGCGGCCCCGATTGAAGGGGCCATGCGCCGGGCTTTGGCCGCCGTGACCGCGCTGGAGATGCCGCAAGTCAAGGCCCCGAGCACCGCGGATTGGCAAAGCCTGCCATATGCGGCACCGCTGTTTGCAACCGCTATCGGTATGGCACGGGCGTTGGGGCAGGATACGGTTGATCTTGCAATTAAAAGCCCCAACCAGTCGCTGTATGTTTCGGGTTGGTCGCCATTGCATGTCGACGCCAGCGGCACCATTGCGCAAGCAGAGGCCGCCTTGCCTCTGACCGCCGCCTTGCAAGCCCCCGGTTTTGCCGTCGATCTGCCGCGTCGGGATCCTGCGCTTGTTGCCTTGCAAACGCCCTTGGTTGCCTTGGCGATGGATGGCCCGGTCACAGGCTCGGCGATCACGGTCACGCCGGACAGGTTCCACTTTGATGCAGCCCGTATGAGCACCGAAGATGCCACCGCACTTGCTGCGCGGCTTTCGGTTTTGGCAAAAGCGCTGGCCGATGCGGATCCCGATACCCCCTGCGCCGCCTTGCCGATCATGCCCGAGGCAGAGCGCGACCTGATCTTGAACCGTTTGAATGATACGGCGGTTGAATATGACCGGACCCAAACCATCCATCAGGCGTTTGAGGTGCAGGCCGCCAAAACGCCGGATGCTGTCGCGGTGGTTTTTGAATCTCAAAGCCTGACCTATGCAGAGCTGAATGCACGGGCCAACCGTGCTGCGCATGTCTTGATGGAGATGGGCGTCGGGCCGGGGGTGTTGACCGGGCTTTATATCAACCGCTCGCTTCATATGCTGGTCGGGGCGCTGGCGATTATGAAGGCCGGCGGGGCCTATGTTCCGATAGACCCTGCCTATCCGGCGGATCGTATTGCGCTTTTCATTGAGGATAGCGCGGCAGGGGTGATCGTTACCCAGACGGCGTTGACGGGTGGTTTGCCGATGGGGCCGCAGGCCCTGTGCCTTGATACGGACCCGCGCATTGCCTTGGCACCCGAAACCAACCCCAATAGCGGCGTCACCAGTGCCGATCTGGCCTATATGATTTATACGTCCGGCTCTACCGGCAGGCCGAAGGGCGTGATGGTGGAACATGGCAATGTCGTGAACTTCTTTGTCGGGATGGATCAACGGATTGACCATGCCGAGGGTTCTGTCCTGCTGGGGGTCACATCGCTTTCGTTTGATATCTCGGTGTTGGAGCTGTTCTGGACAATCGCCCGCGGTTTCAAACTGGTTTTGTCATCGGATGAGAACCGGACGCTGGTCGCCTCCGGGCCGGTTACGGCCGGCAAGGGGATGGAGTTCTCTATCTATTACTGGGGCAATGACGATGGTGTCGGCCCCAAGAAATACGAGATGCTGCTGGAAGGCGCGAAATTCGCTGATGTAAACGGGTTCTGCGCAGTCTGGACGCCAGAGCGGCATTTCCACGCCTTTGGTGGCCCCTATCCGAACCCCTCGGTGACGGGGGCGGCGGTTGCGGCGGTGACAAGGAATGTTGATGTGCGTGCGGGATCGTGCGTGGCGCCGTTGCACCATCCCGCGCGTATCGCCGAGGAATGGAGCGTCATTGACAATCTGACCAACGGGCGCGCGGGGCTTGCCTTTGCCTCTGGCTGGCATCCCGATGATTTTGTGCTGCGTCCTGAAAATACACCGCCCAAAAACCGCGATGCGCTGTTTGCCTCTATTGATCAGGTGCGCCGGTTGTGGCGCGGTGATGTGGTGGATTTCCCGACGGCCACTGGCCATTTCGGGGTGACCACGCAGCCGCGTCCGGTATCAAAAGAGCTTCCCGTTTGGGTCACCACCGCCGGCAATCCCGCCACATGGCGAGAGGCAGGCGAGATTGGGGCCAATGTGCTGACCCACCTGTTGGGCCAGACGGTTGCGGAGGTCGGGGAGAAGATCAAGATCTATCACGCCGCCCTGCGCAAGGCCGGCCATAACCCCGATGACTTTAGCGTTTCACTAATGCTGCACACCTATATCGCGGGCGACCGTGAAACCGCACGCGAAGGTGCGCGGGGTCCGATGAAGGATTATCTGCGCTCTGCCGCCGGTTTGATCAAGCAATACGCATGGGCCTTTCCGGCGTTCAAAAAGCCTGCGGGCATTGAAAACCCGACGGAGATCGACCTGCAATCCCTGACCGAAGAGGAAAACGAGGCCATCCTCGATTTCGCGTTCAACCGCTACTTTGAGGATGCCGGCCTGTTCGGCACCGTTGAGGATTGCGTCGCGCGGGTTGAACGTCTCAAGCAGATCGGCGTGACAGAGGTGGCATGCCTTATCGACTACGGGATCCCCACCGATAAGGTAATGGCGGGGCTGCATCCGCTGGTCGAGGTGCTGCGCCGTTCCAACGAGACGGGGCCCGCGGCGGATGATTTTTCTATCGCGGCACAGCTTGTCCGTCACAAGGTTACCCATTTGCAATGCACCCCGTCCATGGCGCGCATGATCGCGATGAACGAGGATAGCCGTGCCGCATTGGCGTGCGTTAAAACTCTGTTGCTTGGCGGAGAGGCGCTGTCGGCGGCCTTGGTCGCGGATTTGGCCGAAGCGACGGCTGCGCGCATTGAAAACATGTATGGGCCGACCGAAACCACCATCTGGTCCACCACAGCCACGGCAGGGCAGGGGGCGGTGAATATCGGCACCCCCATCGCCAACACGCAGGCCTATGTGCTGGATGACGATCTGAATCCGGTCTCATTTGGCGTGGCGGGGGAGCTATGGATCGGTGGTGAGGGGGTCACGCGCGGCTATTGGCAGTACGAAGACCAAACCGCCAGCAGCTTCCTGCCCAACCCTTTCCATGCGGGGCGTATGTACCGCACCGGCGACCTTGCGTCCTGGAATGCCGATGGCACGCTTGATTTCCTTGGTCGTGCCGATCATCAGGTCAAATTGCGCGGCCACCGGATTGAGTTGGGGGAGGTGGAGGCCGTGCTGGAAGCCCAGCCCGAGGTGAACCAGGCCGTCGTTATGGCACGCGAAGATACCGCCGGCGATCTGCGTCTTGTGGCCTATGTTCGCGGCACAGCATCCGAGGCGGAATTGCGCGATGCGATCGGGCAGGCGTTGCCCGCCCATATGGTGCCGCAGCATTTTGTGCGGCTGGATGCTTTCCCGCTGACGCCGAACCGCAAGGTGGACCGCAAGGCCTTGCCTGCGCCGGTAAGCGCGATGCCGAAGGTTGAAACCTACGTCGCCCCACTGGGTGTGGCCGAGGCGCTGGCCGCCGTGTGGGTCCAGGTGTTGGGGGTCGCGAAAGTCGGGGCCAAGGACAACTTCTTTGCGCTGGGGGGGCACTCGCTTTTGGCTGTGCAGGCCCACCGTGAAATCCGTGCCAGTCTGGGCGTGGCCAAGCTGTCGATCACCGATATTTTCCGCTTTCCGGTGTTGGAGAAACTGGCCGCACATATCGAATCCTCGATGGAGGGGCCAGTTGTCGCGACATTGGCCCCAGCGGCAGATCCCATTCAGGCACAGACGCATGTACCGGCAAAAGCTGCCGAGCCTACGAATCCGAGCCGTACAGATGCAATGGCGCGGCGGCGGGCGATGCGCTCTGCTCGGTTGAGTGATTGATCTTGAATCACTTTTAGCTGCGGCGCGCGCAATTGCGCCGCAGGGGGTCGTCATTGCGGCAAGTGACCCAAGGGCCCCCTCGCCCCCCCTTTGGCGAGGGGAGATATTAGCAGGTTCGGTTCCAAAACGGTTGATGGAATTTGCGGCGGGCAGGGCTGCTGCGCGTGCGGCAATGGCTGCGTTTGGCCCTGCCTGTGCAATCCCGATGGGGTCCGATCGCGCGCCGATTTGGCCTGACGGGATCAGCGGTTCCATCACCCATAGTGCGACGGCTTGCCTTGCGGCCGTTACCCGCGCCCCGACCCTGATCGGTATTGATCTGGAACCGGCAACCCCGCTAGAGGCTGACCTGTGGGACATCGTGCTGTCGCCGCCAGAACGCGCGACATTGGGCACGGGCCTACACGCCAAACTGATTTTTTCGGCGAAAGAGGCGGCCTATAAGGCGCAATACGCCCGATCCAGAACCTTGCTGGAATTTGACGCGCTGGAGATCACCTTGGGGCATGGCCAGTTTACGGCCCGCTTTACGCAAGATGTGCCGCATTTCCCGCAAAACACGCTTTTGCACGGGCGGTTTTGCCAAAGCGAGGGCCATTTTCTGACCCTTGTTGCGGCGTAATGCGGCGTTGGGTCAGGCCCAGACAACATCGCCCAAAAAGATATAGCCCGCCCCGTAGATCGTCTTGATCAACAGCGGGTTTTTGGGGTCTTCGCCCAGCTTGGTGCGCAGCCGCGAAATCCGCACATCCATCGCGCGGTCAAAGCTGTCACCTGCCGCGCCGCCAAGGCTTTCTTGCATTTGTGCGCGTGAAATCAATCGTTTAGGGGATTCCAGAAACAGGCGCAACACCTCACCCTCGGCATGGGAAAAGGCAACCTCGGCACCGTCTTTGTTGACCAGAAGGTAGCGGTCGAACAGGGCGGTCCACCCCTCAAAACGCGCTTCTTGGGCCACCCGTTCCGTGCCGCTGCGGCCCTTGCGCAGATGGGCGCGGACGCGGGCGACGACCTCGGCGGGATCAAAGGGTTTGATGATGTAGTCATCTGCGCCCAGCTCCAACCCTGTTACGCGGTCTTGTACCTGTGCGCGCCCTGAAATGATGATAATCACCGCCCCCGATTCCAGCGCCAAACGGTGGACAAGCGCCAAGCCGTCGCGGTCGGGCAACCCCAGATCGACCAAGCACACATCCGGTGTGACCCGGTTCAGGGCGGCTTCGAATTCGGTCGCGCGGGCATAAGCAAGGGTGCGCAGACCGGCCTCCTCCAGCGCGTCTTGCAGCATGCGGCGAATTTCGGGTTCATCATCCAGAATGGCGACAAGGGGGGCTTTTGCGGTCATGGGGCCTCTGGGGTCAAAAGGGCGGCGAGCTGCGTCTCGTCGAAAGGTTTGGTTAGCACCGGAAACTGTGCGGCTGCGCGTGCGCGCAGCGGGTTCGTCGGCGGCAAAGACGTCATCAGGAAACATCGCCCCTTCATACCGTTTTGCGCAAGGGTTTCCACAAGGTCCACCCCCGTCAGCGTTCCGGGAAGGGAAATATCGCTAAGGACCATGGTTAGGCCCGGCAAGCCGGCAAGGGCAAGCCCCTCATCCGCGCTGCCCGCCTCGATCACCGAATGGCCCATGGCGCGCAGCATTTCGCGCACGCCTTCGCGGATCTCGATGCGGTCCTCGACCAACAGCACCATGCCGGGTTCGGTGGCTTTGTGTACGGGGCGCAAGGGCAGGCGCAGCGTGACCATGCCGCCGCCCGTGGCGCGGTTGCGCAGACGCACCGTGCCGCCCGCCAAGGTAACTTGGTCATAGACCATCGCCAGCCCGAGGCCCGATCCTTCGCCGCCTTTGGTGGTGAAGAACGGGTCCAGCCCCCGTTCCAGCGCGGTTTCGGAAAAGCCGGGGCCGTCATCTTCGACCACCAGTTCCAGCCATGTCTCGCGCAGGGCGCGGGCGGTCAGGGTGATCTTGCCCGCCTTGGCACCCATCGCGTCGCGGGCATTGAGCACGAGGTTCACAAGCGCGTCTTGCAACATGCCTGCATCCAGCAGCAAGGGGGGCTCCAGTCCCTCGCGGGCCATCCAGAGGGTGATCTGTTCGGGCAGGATCGGATCGGCAAGCACCGACAGATCGGCCAGAAACTGCTTCATATCGGTGACGACGGGCCGCAGCTCTCGCTTGCCGGAAATCCCTGCGATCCTATCCAGCAATGTGCCCCCGCGGCGGGCGGCGGCGATGGTGGCTGCCACGATCTCGGCGGCGCTATCGGGCAAAGAGACCCGTTCCAGCCGCCCTTGCAGCCCCAGAATGATGGTCAGCAGATTGGCGAAGTCATGGGCAAGGCCGCTGGTCAGCTGTGCCGCCAATTCCCGCTTGCGGGTTTGCATCAGGGCAGAGCGTGCCTGTACCTCTTCGGTCACGTTCATCGCCAGAATATAGACGCCGTTTATCGGCCCGTCACCGGTTTGATCGGGGGTAAAGGCGGCCCGTATCCGTCGCCCGCTTGCATCATCGGCAAATTCAAAGACCGAAGGTTCCCCCTCCAGCGCGCGGAGTAGATAGGGCTCGATCTTACTGAAGCTGGGTTCGCCCAAGGCCTCGCGGCCCGTCAGGCCCAGAATGCTTTGGGGCCGCCCTGCGCCGGGCATGACGGACGAAAGGCGCCGGTTGGTATAGGTATAGCGCAGCTCGCAATCAACATGGGCGATATGGGCGGGCATCATCTCGGTGGTCAACCGGGTGCGGGCTTCCATTTCCATCAACTGGCGCTTGGTTTCCTCTAGCGCGATATTGGCCGAGGCAAGCTGCCGGTTGGCCTGCGACAAACGCTCGGCATTGGCCAGGACCTGCCCTGATAATTCCTCTGACCTTGCGCGTAGCAAGCCTTCCTGAACCTTGATCTCGGTGATGTCGGTATAGACCGTGATCCAGCCGCCCGTGGTCAAAGGTGCCCCCTCGACCGAGACCCAGCGGCCATTGGGGCGCATCCGTTCCATATAATGCGGCTCAAACGCGCGGGCTGCCTCGACCCTTGCGGTCACGGCTGCCTCAATATCATCGACCTCGCCATATTCATTACGCCCGACCAGATAGCGGATCGTATCCTCAAACAGCGCACCACGGGTAGAGAGGGATTCCGGTAGGTTGAACATCTCGCAAAAGCGACGGTTGCAGACGGCAAGCCGAAGGTCGCTGTCATAGATCGAAAGCGCCTGCTGGATCAGATTCAATCCGGCGGCGGTCATTGCGGTGGTAATGTCTTGTCCCATTGCGCGCGTCCTCCTTTCATTGGTTAACATCGGGGGCCGGTCCCGGGGAAGGCGTAAATCACGTCTGTAACAATTCGCAAGATTTGCGAAAAAGTCACGCAAGCATTGCAAGCGACCTATAGGCTTAACAAGCTGGGGATGATTAACGAATCGTTTCGGCATCAAGGGGGGACTTGAATGAAAGCGTCACAGGCACAGGCTGGTCTTGCCTCCATCCCCGCGCTGCTTGCGCGTAACGTGGAGAAGCATGGCAATAAACCGGCTTACCGCGAAAAGGAATTCGGGATCTGGCAAAGCTGGACATGGGCGCAGGCCGATGTCGAGATTCGCGCGATGGCGATGGGGTATATGGCACTCGGCCTTAACCGGGGGGATTATGTCGCCGTCATTGGCCGTAACCGTCCACAGCTTTACTGGGCGATGGCCGCGGCACAGATGTGCGGGGCCATTCCGGTGCCGCTTTATCAAGATGCGGTGGCGCAAGAGATGGCCTTTGTGCTGGATCATTGCGGTGCCCGTTTCGTTGTGTGCGGCGATCAGGAACAGGTCGACAAGATCCTTGAGGTGGAAAGCGAATGGCTGACCGAGGATCAAAAGCCGAGCGTTGAGCAGATCATCTATGTCGACAAGCGCGGGATGCGGAAATACGACCATGCGCGCATGAATGCGATGGCGGATGTGATTGCCGAAGGTCGCGCCGCCCATCAGCGTTTCGAGGCAGAGCTGACCGCCCGCACCGCCGAGCTTGATTACAATTCCACCTGTGTGATGCTTTATACATCGGGCACCACCGGCAAGCCCAAGGGCGTGGTGCTGTCCAATCGCAACATCATTGAGACATCCAAAAACACCTCGGATTTTGATCACCTGCGCGCGGGGGATGAGGTGCTTGCCTATCTGCCGATGGCATGGGTGGGCGATTTCATTTTCTCGATGGGTCAGGCGATGTGGACCGGTTTTTGCGTGAATTGCCCGGAATCGGCCGCCACCATGATGACCGACCTGCGCGAGATCGGGCCGACCTATTACTTTGCCCCGCCGCGCGTCTTTGAGGGTCAGTTGACCAATGTGATGATCCGCATGGAAGACTCGGGCCGTTTCAAGAAATGGCTGTTCGATAAATATATGGCCGTGGCGCGCCGCGTTGGTCCCGATATTCTGGACGGCAATCCGGTATCGGCGGCGGATAAGTTTTCCTATTGGCTGGGGGATATTCTGGTTTACGGGCCGTTGAAAAACACCCTTGGCTTTTCGCGCGTGCGTGTGGGCTATACCGCTGGTGAGGCGATCGGGCCAGAAATTTTCAGCTTTTACCGCTCGCTCGGGATCAACCTGAAACAGCTTTACGGCCAGACAGAGGCCTCGGTGTTCATCACCCAGCAGCCCGACGGTCAGGTGCGCGCCGATACCGTTGGCGTGCCGTCACCGGGGGTTGAGGTGAAAATCGCCGACAATGGCGAGGTGTTTTACCGCAGCCCCGGCACGTTTGAGAGTTACTATAAAAACCCCGAAAGCACCGCCTCGACCAAAGATCCAGAGGGTTGGGTTGCCACAGGTGACGCGGGTTTCTTTGAGGAAGGCACCGGTCATCTGCGCATTATCGACCGTGCCAAGGACGTGGGCAAAATGGCCGATGGCAGCCTGTTTGCGCCGAAATACGTTGAAAACAAGCTGAAATTTTATCCTGCGATTTTGGAGGCTGTGGTTTTTGGCGCGTCTCGCGATTTTTGCACCGCGTTTATCAATATTGACCTTAATGCGGTTGGTAACTGGGCAGAGCGTAACAACATCGCCTATTCCAGCTATCAAGAGCTGTCGCAGCATCCGCGTGTGTTGGAGATGATGAAGGGTCATGTGTCGGAGGTGAACGAATCCGTGGCTGCCGACCCGATGTTGTCGGGCTGTCAGGTGCATCGTTTCCTTATCCTGCATAAGGAACTGGACGCCGATGACGGCGAGATGACCCGCACCCGCAAAGTGCGCCGCAAAGTGGTGGAGGATAAATTCGCCGACCTCGTGGGCGCGCTTTATGGCGGTAAATCCGAGATCTACACCGAAACTGAAGTCACCTATGAGGACGGTCGCAAGGGCGCCATCAAAGCCACGCTGACGCTGGCCGATGCCGTCGTGGCCCCCGCACAAAAGGTCGCCGCAGAATGAATATCCAGAACCCAGACGGCTATACCACCGCAGACGGTCGCGAAATCGGCGGCGTGATGATGGAAATGAAGAATATCACCCTGCGCTTTGGCGGCGTGGCGGCGATTACCGACATTTCCTTTGACATCCGCGAGGGCGAAATTCGCGCAATCATCGGTCCGAATGGTGCCGGTAAATCCTCGATGCTCAATGTCATTTCGGGGTTCTATGTCCCGCAAGAGGGCGAGGTGTGGTTTCACGGATCGCGCCGCCCCCCGATGAAGCCCTATCAGGTTGCCGCCCAAGGCATTGCCCGCACCTTTCAGAACATCGCCTTGTTTGAGGGGATGACGGTGCTGGACAATATCATGACCGGCCGCCTGACGCAGATGAAGTCGGGGATGCTTGCCCAAGCTTTGTGGTGGGGTAAGGCGCAGGCCGAGGAAACCGCGCACCGTGAAAAGGTCGAAAAGGTCATCGACTTTCTGGAAATCCAGCATATCCGCAAAACCCCTGTGGGCCGTTTGCCCTATGGGTTGAAAAAGCGGGTGGAACTGGCCCGCGCCTTGGCCGCCGAGCCCAAGCTTTTGCTGTTGGATGAGCCGATGGCAGGGATGAACGTCGAGGAAAAAGAGGACATGTCCCGCTTTATTCTGGATGTGAACGATGAATTCGGCACCACAATTGCCCTTATCGAACATGATATGGGTGTGGTGATGGATCTGTCCGACCGTGTGGTCGTGATGGATTACGGCAAGAAAATCGGCGATGGCACCCCTGATGAGGTGCGCAATAACCAAGCCGTGATTGATGCATATCTGGGGGTGTCACATGACTAACCACCAAAATCTGGGGGATTTCTGATGCCCGATACCTTCTTTTTCGCAGCCGAGGTGATGGTCAACGGCCTGATGGCGGGGATTATGTACAGCCTTGTCGCCTTGGGCTTTGTGTTGATCTTTAAAGCCTCCGGCATTTTTAACTATGCCCAAGGTGTGTTGGCGCTGTTCGCGGCGCTGACGCTTGTGGGCCTGCAAGACGGGCAGATCCCATTTTCCCACGTGATCAATGCCATCTTTGGCACGGACCTGCACCACTTTGGCTGGACCTTGCCAGCAATCGTTGCCATCGCGCTGACGGCGCTGGTGATGGTGGGTATGGCGATTGTGATTGAGCGTTATATCCTCAAACATCTGGTCAATCAGGAACCGATTATCCTGTTCATGGCGACCATTGGCCTTGCCTACTTCCTTGAGGGTTTCGGCGATGTGCTTTGGGGTTCCGACATCAAGAAACTGGATGTCGGCTTGCCGCAGGGGGTCTCGGAGACCATCGAGAATGTCACCTATAACTGGTTCGGCTATGGCTTCTTTATCGACAAGCTGGATATCGTTGCCGCCCTTGTTGCCGCCGCCCTTGTGATCGCGTTGACTCTGTTTTCGCAGTACACCAAATACGGCCGTGCCTTGCGGGCTGTGGCGGATGACCACCAAGCGGCGCTGTCGGTTGGGATCAGCTTGCGGTTCATCTGGGTGCTGGTCTGGTCGATCGCGGGCTTTGTGGCGCTGGTTGCGGGTATCATGTGGGGGTCGAAATCCGGTGTGCAGTTCTCGCTCTCGCTGATCGCGCTTAAGGCACTTCCGGTGCTGATGCTGGGGGGGTTCACCTCTATTCCCGGTGCGATTGTTGGCGGGTTGATCATCGGCATGGGTGAAAAACTGTTTGAATTCGCCATCGGGCCAATGATCGGTGGGGCCACCGAAAACTGGTTCGCCTATGTGCTGGCGCTCTTGTTCCTCGTGTTCCGGCCCCAAGGCCTGTTCGGCGAGAAGATCATCGAGAGGGTGTGACGATGCAAGGCACCCCTTTCAAGAAGTGTATTGCGATCTTGAATGTTATTGCATGGGCGGGCTTTTGGGCCTTTGGCTATCTCGCCCTGACTGCCGAGACCCAAAACATGGACCAGATCACCACCGCCTTCGTTCTTGCGGCTGCGGGCGGTGGGATTGGTATCTGGGCCTATCTGCAACTGGTTCGCTATGCGGAGGTCAGCGGCTATGCGCCGGCCCCCAAAACCGCCGATAGATCGCATCTTGAGGCTGAATTTCAAGCGTCGGAAGGGAATGACTGATGTTTTACCGTGAGGCAGGTGATTTCAAGACCACCTACAGTGAGGACAGCCAAACCTTCCCGATCAAATTCGACCGTATCCGTTACTATGCGGTGTTGGCGGTGGCATTCGGTATTATCCCGTTTTTTATTAACGATTACTGGGCAAACGCGGTGTTTGTGCCCTTCCTGATCTATGCGATTGCCGCCATCGGGTTGAATATTCTTGTTGGTTATTGTGGGCAGCTTTCGCTTGGGACAGGCGGCTTTATGGCCGTGGGCGCCTATGCGGTTTACAAGTTGATGACCGCCTTCCCCGAGGTGTCGATCTTTATCCACGTCATTTTGGCGGGTGGGATCACGGCCGGGGTGGGCGTTCTGTTCGGCCTGCCAAGCTTGCGGATCAAGGGGTTCTACCTTGCGGTGGCCACGCTGGCGGCGCAGTTCTTCCTTGTCTGGTTGTTCAACAAGGTGCCGTGGTTTTACAACTATTCCGCCTCGGGCCAGATTTCCGCGCCAGAGCGTGATATCCTTGGCATCGTCATCACAGGGCCAGACACCACTGCGGCGGCGAAATACCTGTTCTGTGCTGTGATGTTGCTTTTGGTGGCATGGCTTGCCCGCAACCTGACGCGCGGCACGATCGGGCGCAAATGGATGGCGATCCGCGACATGGATATCGCCGCCGAGATCATCGGTGTGAACCCGCTGCGCGCCAA from Pseudorhodobacter turbinis includes the following:
- a CDS encoding MupA/Atu3671 family FMN-dependent luciferase-like monooxygenase; translation: MVTENPDVRAWAQAKGIRVEVPSDAHLLDIHVDWLLSIAYLHVIPESVLALADQTVNFHDGPLPRYAGLNAPVWAILNGETQHGITWHRMVAGVDEGAILEQRLFDVAPDDTALTLNTKCFEAAIESFPAVLAALASSAPGTAQDLTARTQYRRADRPEAAARLDFTQTAEQVYALVRGLDHGIYANPVALPKLEVDGRILLVTGAEIIRGQGMPGTVLVTAPDGLFVACGQGAIRLTGLMDLAGYAVCPTTLNVTSLASPGDAAAEITAAIAAAAPIEGAMRRALAAVTALEMPQVKAPSTADWQSLPYAAPLFATAIGMARALGQDTVDLAIKSPNQSLYVSGWSPLHVDASGTIAQAEAALPLTAALQAPGFAVDLPRRDPALVALQTPLVALAMDGPVTGSAITVTPDRFHFDAARMSTEDATALAARLSVLAKALADADPDTPCAALPIMPEAERDLILNRLNDTAVEYDRTQTIHQAFEVQAAKTPDAVAVVFESQSLTYAELNARANRAAHVLMEMGVGPGVLTGLYINRSLHMLVGALAIMKAGGAYVPIDPAYPADRIALFIEDSAAGVIVTQTALTGGLPMGPQALCLDTDPRIALAPETNPNSGVTSADLAYMIYTSGSTGRPKGVMVEHGNVVNFFVGMDQRIDHAEGSVLLGVTSLSFDISVLELFWTIARGFKLVLSSDENRTLVASGPVTAGKGMEFSIYYWGNDDGVGPKKYEMLLEGAKFADVNGFCAVWTPERHFHAFGGPYPNPSVTGAAVAAVTRNVDVRAGSCVAPLHHPARIAEEWSVIDNLTNGRAGLAFASGWHPDDFVLRPENTPPKNRDALFASIDQVRRLWRGDVVDFPTATGHFGVTTQPRPVSKELPVWVTTAGNPATWREAGEIGANVLTHLLGQTVAEVGEKIKIYHAALRKAGHNPDDFSVSLMLHTYIAGDRETAREGARGPMKDYLRSAAGLIKQYAWAFPAFKKPAGIENPTEIDLQSLTEEENEAILDFAFNRYFEDAGLFGTVEDCVARVERLKQIGVTEVACLIDYGIPTDKVMAGLHPLVEVLRRSNETGPAADDFSIAAQLVRHKVTHLQCTPSMARMIAMNEDSRAALACVKTLLLGGEALSAALVADLAEATAARIENMYGPTETTIWSTTATAGQGAVNIGTPIANTQAYVLDDDLNPVSFGVAGELWIGGEGVTRGYWQYEDQTASSFLPNPFHAGRMYRTGDLASWNADGTLDFLGRADHQVKLRGHRIELGEVEAVLEAQPEVNQAVVMAREDTAGDLRLVAYVRGTASEAELRDAIGQALPAHMVPQHFVRLDAFPLTPNRKVDRKALPAPVSAMPKVETYVAPLGVAEALAAVWVQVLGVAKVGAKDNFFALGGHSLLAVQAHREIRASLGVAKLSITDIFRFPVLEKLAAHIESSMEGPVVATLAPAADPIQAQTHVPAKAAEPTNPSRTDAMARRRAMRSARLSD
- a CDS encoding 4'-phosphopantetheinyl transferase family protein gives rise to the protein MIDLESLLAAARAIAPQGVVIAASDPRAPSPPLWRGEILAGSVPKRLMEFAAGRAAARAAMAAFGPACAIPMGSDRAPIWPDGISGSITHSATACLAAVTRAPTLIGIDLEPATPLEADLWDIVLSPPERATLGTGLHAKLIFSAKEAAYKAQYARSRTLLEFDALEITLGHGQFTARFTQDVPHFPQNTLLHGRFCQSEGHFLTLVAA
- a CDS encoding response regulator transcription factor; the encoded protein is MTAKAPLVAILDDEPEIRRMLQDALEEAGLRTLAYARATEFEAALNRVTPDVCLVDLGLPDRDGLALVHRLALESGAVIIIISGRAQVQDRVTGLELGADDYIIKPFDPAEVVARVRAHLRKGRSGTERVAQEARFEGWTALFDRYLLVNKDGAEVAFSHAEGEVLRLFLESPKRLISRAQMQESLGGAAGDSFDRAMDVRISRLRTKLGEDPKNPLLIKTIYGAGYIFLGDVVWA
- a CDS encoding PAS-domain containing protein; this encodes MGQDITTAMTAAGLNLIQQALSIYDSDLRLAVCNRRFCEMFNLPESLSTRGALFEDTIRYLVGRNEYGEVDDIEAAVTARVEAARAFEPHYMERMRPNGRWVSVEGAPLTTGGWITVYTDITEIKVQEGLLRARSEELSGQVLANAERLSQANRQLASANIALEETKRQLMEMEARTRLTTEMMPAHIAHVDCELRYTYTNRRLSSVMPGAGRPQSILGLTGREALGEPSFSKIEPYLLRALEGEPSVFEFADDASGRRIRAAFTPDQTGDGPINGVYILAMNVTEEVQARSALMQTRKRELAAQLTSGLAHDFANLLTIILGLQGRLERVSLPDSAAEIVAATIAAARRGGTLLDRIAGISGKRELRPVVTDMKQFLADLSVLADPILPEQITLWMAREGLEPPLLLDAGMLQDALVNLVLNARDAMGAKAGKITLTARALRETWLELVVEDDGPGFSETALERGLDPFFTTKGGEGSGLGLAMVYDQVTLAGGTVRLRNRATGGGMVTLRLPLRPVHKATEPGMVLLVEDRIEIREGVREMLRAMGHSVIEAGSADEGLALAGLPGLTMVLSDISLPGTLTGVDLVETLAQNGMKGRCFLMTSLPPTNPLRARAAAQFPVLTKPFDETQLAALLTPEAP
- a CDS encoding AMP-binding protein; this translates as MKASQAQAGLASIPALLARNVEKHGNKPAYREKEFGIWQSWTWAQADVEIRAMAMGYMALGLNRGDYVAVIGRNRPQLYWAMAAAQMCGAIPVPLYQDAVAQEMAFVLDHCGARFVVCGDQEQVDKILEVESEWLTEDQKPSVEQIIYVDKRGMRKYDHARMNAMADVIAEGRAAHQRFEAELTARTAELDYNSTCVMLYTSGTTGKPKGVVLSNRNIIETSKNTSDFDHLRAGDEVLAYLPMAWVGDFIFSMGQAMWTGFCVNCPESAATMMTDLREIGPTYYFAPPRVFEGQLTNVMIRMEDSGRFKKWLFDKYMAVARRVGPDILDGNPVSAADKFSYWLGDILVYGPLKNTLGFSRVRVGYTAGEAIGPEIFSFYRSLGINLKQLYGQTEASVFITQQPDGQVRADTVGVPSPGVEVKIADNGEVFYRSPGTFESYYKNPESTASTKDPEGWVATGDAGFFEEGTGHLRIIDRAKDVGKMADGSLFAPKYVENKLKFYPAILEAVVFGASRDFCTAFINIDLNAVGNWAERNNIAYSSYQELSQHPRVLEMMKGHVSEVNESVAADPMLSGCQVHRFLILHKELDADDGEMTRTRKVRRKVVEDKFADLVGALYGGKSEIYTETEVTYEDGRKGAIKATLTLADAVVAPAQKVAAE